One stretch of Oryzias latipes chromosome 7, ASM223467v1 DNA includes these proteins:
- the lrrc47 gene encoding leucine-rich repeat-containing protein 47, protein MVPKSQTQVELDVCRQALLCYFEITGNEPEAVLLVCRACFIRSSLSSRMDDTDVWPEIEKAATEKRRELVLHGPAIDERVSSNQGLDASIYSLKLLNYLEVSQCPSLTEIHADIQLLTNLQSLILCRNKLASIPHVIGRLKALKVLDVSVNNLTAVPEEITQLPELRTLNASCNSLELLPDGLSRCSKLSTINVSKNRLTAFPPDLFSRDLELLSSLVASDNCIQELSGDIHQLAALKVLDLANNKLNEIPWNLSDCPKLKEINFRGNKLSDKRLEKMVNGCQTKSILEYLRGKGRERQAEEGGDADGGRRADKKKKQQQRKMKEKVEEDPEEVEEVRKMVVRVLHVSDAPTALTVQVSAEVKDVRPYLVCCLVRGMNLKPGNSLKRFLVAQMKLHDDLCGKRTIATIATHDAELLKGPLVYAVKTPTQLKVVPLGRKEMTAVELIRLLQLEADELRKQKKRQNVTGLHKYLQLLQGKPQYPCLVDAEGDVISFPPITNSEKTKIKKTTKELFLEVTSATSLQTCKDIMDALIVKMAELNKFTAEHQEEVGSDGEVDAAPNPSPSSETSSQLVVQQLRTVDQDGNLKVTYPSKTDLSDHISNLTVIW, encoded by the exons ATGGTGCCTAAAAGCCAGACACAGGTCGAATTGG ACGTGTGTCGTCAAGCACTGTTGTGTTATTTTGAAATAACCGGAAATGAACCGGAAGCCGTCCTGTTGGTCTGCCGCGCGTGCTTCATCCGTTCTAGCTTGAGCAGCAGGATGGATGACACAGACGTTTGGCCAGAAATAGAAAAAGCAGCGACAGAGAAGAGGCGTGAACTGGTTCTTCACGGCCCCGCCATAGACGAGAGGGTCTCCTCCAACCAGGGACTCGACGCCTCCATCTACTCCTTAAAGCTGCTCAATTACCTGGAGGTTAGCCAGTGTCCGAGCTTGACGGAGATCCACGCGGACATCCAACTCCTGACGAACCTCCAGAGCCtcatcctgtgcagaaacaagCTCGCCTCCATCCCGCACGTCATCGGCCGCCTCAAGGCTCTGAAGGTCCTGGACGTTTCGGTCAACAACCTCACGGCGGTACCGGAGGAGATCACCCAGCTGCCGGAGCTGAGGACTCTGAACGCCAGCTGCAACAGCCTGGAGCTTCTGCCGGATGGACTCAGCCGATGCTCTAAACTCTCCACCATCAACGTCTCCAAGAACCGCCTCACAGCCTTCCCCCCGGACCTCTTCTCCAGGGACCTGGAACTGCTCAGCTCCTTGGTGGCTTCTGATAACTGCATCCAGGAGCTCAGTGGAGACATTCATCAGCTCGCTGCTCTGAAG GTTCTGGACCTCGCCAACAACAAGCTAAATGAGATCCCCTGGAATCTGAGCGACTGCCCCAAATTAAAGGAAATCAACTTCAGAGGCAACAAGCTGAGTGACAAACGTCTGGAGAAGATGGTCAACGGCTGCCAAACCAAGTCCATCCTGGAGTACCTGAGAGGGAAGGGGAGAGAACGACAGGCTGAGGAGGGAGGTGACGCAGACGGAGGACGCCGGGCcgacaagaagaaaaaacagcagcagaggaagatgaaggagaAGGTGGAAGAGGACccggaggaggtggaggaagtgAGGAAGATGGTGGTGAGGGTCCTGCATGTCTCAGACGCCCCCACAGCTCTCACAGTCCAAGTGAGCGCTGAGGTGAAAGATGTTCGGCCGTACCTGGTGTGCTGTTTGGTTAGAGGCATGAACCTGAAGCCTGGGAATTCCCTGAAACGCTTTCTGGTGgctcag ATGAAACTCCACGATGACTTGTGCGGCAAAAGAACCATTGCAACCATCGCTACTCATGACGCGGAGCTTCTCAAAGGGCCGCTCGTGTACGCCGTCAAGACCCCCACCCAGCTGAAG GTTGTGCCGCTGGGTCGGAAGGAGATGACAGCAGTGGAGCTGATCAGACTGCTTCAGTTAGAGGCGGACGAGCTGAGGAAGCAGAAGAAACGGCAGAACGTCACAGGCCTTCACAA ATACCTGCAGCTTCTGCAGGGAAAACCTCAGTATCCCTGCCTGGTTGATGCAGAGGGAGATGTGATCTCCTTCCCACCCATCACCAACAGTGAGAAGACCAAG ATCAAGAAGACGACTAAGGAGCTGTTCTTAGAAGTAACGAGTGCAACCAGCCTGCAGACCTGCAAGGATATTATGGATGCTCTTATTGTG AAAATGGCAGAGTTGAACAAGTTCACCGCAGAGCACCAGGAGGAGGTGGGGTCAGACGGGGAAGTCGACGCTGCACCAAATCCCTCCCCCAGTTCAGAAACCTCCAGTCAGCTGGTGGTCCAGCAGCTCCGCACTGTTGACCAGGACGGGAACCTCAAGGTGACCTATCCATCCAAGACCGACCTCTCTGACCACATCAGCAACTTGACTGTCATCTGGTAG
- the LOC101165884 gene encoding rhamnose-binding lectin-like — MLHPRLNTPVLFSAVCCLFMASGVFTETAVTCENGSVHQLGCRNNEVISVQSALYGRADSVTCSEGRPANQLSNTMCSQNGILDLVRRSCELRQRCRIDMRDVRTSDPCVGTYKYLQTNFICLPAIQEVTCEGSTAQLRCGRGRVIFVYGAYYGRRDRRTCSDGRPQSQVENVNCINPAQEVPQRCNGRHFCSIEASNSVFGDPCYGTYKYLEVAYVCILKTMLNFSTTILLAAVCLFMASGVSAKTKVTCENENIQTIECNENEVISVDSALYGRADRNTCSQGRPFWQLFNTGCSQSGILNFIKERCELKQKCEVRMSDVRNPDPCWGTFKYLQTDFTCLAAEVDITCENDKAKLHCGNWQVISVLSAFYGRRERNVCNDCPLAMSQNVNCENPTDVVAEECNGKKHCNIKAANSMFGDPCKGTRKYLEVTYVCI; from the exons ATGCTGCACCCCAGACTCAACACCCCAGTGT tgttttcagcAGTCTGCTGCTTGTTCATGGCATCAG GTGTTTTCACAGAAACTGCGGTCACCTGTGAAAATGGCAGTGTCCACCAATTGGGATGCAGAA ATAATGAAGTGATCAGCGTGCAGTCAGCGCTGTATGGGCGTGCAGACTCGGTCACCTGCAGTGAAGGCAGACCTGCTAATCAGCTCAGCAACACCATGTGCTCCCAAAACGGCATTCTGGATTTGGTCAGAAGAAG CTGTGAGCTGAGGCAAAGATGCCGTATCGACATGAGAGATGTCCGCACCTCTGATCCCTGCGTGGGGACCTACAAATATCTACAGACCAACTTCATCTGTTTACCTGCAA TTCAAGAGGTCACATGCGAGGGCTCCACTGCTCAATTGCGCTGTG GTAGAGGACGAGTTATATTTGTCTATGGTGCCTACTATGGACGCCGTGATAGGAGAACCTGCTCTGACGGGCGCCCCCAATCCCAGGTTGAAAACGTGAACTGCATAAACCCCGCCCAGGAAGTTCCTCAAAG ATGTAACGGGAGACACTTCTGTTCCATTGAGGCAAGCAACTCAgtgtttggggacccctgctatggCACATACAAGTATCTGGAGGTTGCCTATGTTTGTATAT TGA AAACCATGCTGAACTTTAGCACCACAATAT TGCTGGCAGCCGTCTGCTTGTTCATGGCATCAG GTGTTTCTGCAAAAACTAAGGTCacctgtgaaaatgaaaatatccaAACAATAGAATGTAACG aaaatgaagtGATCAGCGTGGATTCAGCCCTGTATGGGCGTGCAGACAGAAACACCTGCAGTCAAGGCCGTCCTTTTTGGCAGCTCTTCAACACAGGCTGCTCTCAAAGCGGCATTCTTAATTTTATCAAGGAAAG ATGTGAGTTGAAGCAGAAGTGTGAGGTTCGAATGAGTGATGTTCGCAACCCAGATCCCTGCTGGGGGACCTTCAAATACCTCCAGACCGACTTCACCTGTTTAGCAGCAG AGGTAGATATTACTTGTGAAAATGATAAGGCCAAGCTGCACTGTG GCAATTGGCAAGTTATCAGTGTCTTAAGTGCTTTCTATGGACGCCGCGAGAGGAATGTCTGCAATGACTGCCCCTTGGCCATGTCTCAAAATGTGAACTGTGAAAACCCCACTGATGTAGTTGCTGAAGA ATGTAAcggaaaaaaacactgcaacatTAAAGCAGCTAACTCTATGTTTGGGGACCCTTGTAAGGGAACACGCAAGTATCTGGAGGTCACTTACGTTTGCATTT aa
- the LOC101166380 gene encoding L-rhamnose-binding lectin SML-like isoform X1 — protein MQHFRHSTAMLFAALCLFMASAVSAETVTTCENDSVQVLQCANGVINIQSALYGRADMQTCNESRPASQLNDTMCSLRGVEDFIRSSCDLKTSCEINMNDIRTSDPCPGTYKYLQTTFTCLQAVHLITCENDEAQLICSPGCVIYVYGANYGRRDQTICSEGQLPSVVENRHCSNPTNLVAQSCNELESCTIPATNAIFGDPCYGTYKYLELAYICTYPSTAAS, from the exons ATGCAGCACTTCAGACACAGCACCGCAATGT TGTTTGCAGCTCTCTGCTTGTTTATGGCATCAG ctgtttctgcagaaacagtaACAACCTGTGAGAACGACAGTGTCCAGGTCCTTCAATGTG CAAACGGAGTGATCAACATACAGTCAGCCCTCTATGGGCGTGCAGACATGCAGACCTGCAATGAAAGCAGACCTGCATCGCAGCTCAATGACACAATGTGCTCTCTACGTGGGGTTGAAGATTTCATTAGAAGCAG CTGTGACTTGAAGACCAGCTGTGAGATCAACATGAACGATATTCGCACTTCTGATCCCTGCCCGGGAACCTACAAATACTTACAGACTACCTTTACCTGTTTGCAAGCAG TTCACCTCATTACATGTGAAAACGACGAAGCCCAATTGATCTGCA GTCCAGGGTGCGTTATTTATGTCTATGGTGCTAACTACGGACGCCGTGATCAGACCATCTGCTCTGAAGGTCAACTGCCGTCTGTGGTTGAAAACAGACATTGCTCAAATCCAACCAACTTAGTCGCTCAAAG CTGTAATGAATTGGAGAGCTGCACCATCCCAGCAACCAATGCAATTTTTGGAGACCCATGTTATGGTACTTACAAGTATCTGGAGCTGGCTTATATTTGTACTT ATCCATCTACCGCTGCTTCTTAA